A genomic region of Saprospiraceae bacterium contains the following coding sequences:
- a CDS encoding inositol phosphorylceramide synthase codes for MMTKDKYILVALALMYLWVFNSLIGIKGEHIFLSVFCVTAYTIHPYGKKFVFAFLIFLIYWIIWDGMKAFPNYLFHEVNIRDLYDLEKGIFGIYEAGEILTPNEFFLKHLCATCDLFAGLFYINWVPIPLAFGFYLFLKNPNQLLRFSICFLVSNILGFILYYTYPAAPPWYIQLHGFEFIPQTPGNAAGLLRIDALLDINLYKGMYEKSSNVFAAFPSLHAAYPLVAFIYSIRNRYFVWSAILGFFTVGIWWAAVYTQHHYVIDILAGIFCGIAGWLITEYAILKSDKIKSYLSAYTDMISLKQ; via the coding sequence ATGATGACGAAAGACAAATATATCTTGGTCGCTTTGGCATTGATGTATTTATGGGTATTCAACAGTTTAATTGGAATTAAGGGCGAGCATATATTTCTTTCTGTTTTCTGCGTTACAGCCTATACCATTCACCCATACGGTAAAAAATTTGTCTTTGCATTCCTTATTTTTCTGATCTATTGGATTATATGGGACGGAATGAAAGCATTTCCGAATTACTTGTTTCACGAAGTAAACATTCGGGATTTATACGATTTGGAAAAAGGAATTTTTGGGATTTATGAAGCCGGAGAAATCCTTACGCCAAATGAATTTTTTCTAAAACATTTATGCGCAACTTGTGATTTATTTGCAGGTCTTTTTTATATTAATTGGGTGCCAATTCCTCTTGCATTTGGATTTTATTTATTTCTAAAGAATCCCAACCAACTACTTCGCTTTTCAATTTGTTTTTTAGTCAGTAATATTTTGGGATTTATTCTATATTATACTTACCCGGCAGCACCACCTTGGTATATTCAATTACATGGATTTGAATTTATTCCTCAGACACCTGGAAATGCAGCTGGATTGTTAAGAATAGATGCGCTTCTCGATATCAACCTTTACAAAGGCATGTATGAAAAGAGTTCAAATGTGTTTGCTGCATTTCCCTCTTTGCATGCTGCTTATCCTTTGGTCGCGTTTATTTACAGCATCCGGAATCGCTATTTTGTATGGAGTGCCATTCTTGGCTTCTTTACAGTGGGAATTTGGTGGGCGGCTGTATATACCCAACATCATTACGTCATTGATATTCTGGCTGGAATTTTTTGCGGAATAGCCGGTTGGCTGATAACTGAGTATGCAATTCTAAAATCAGATAAAATCAAATCTTATCTGAGCGCATATACTGATATGATAAGCTTAAAGCAATAA
- a CDS encoding T9SS type A sorting domain-containing protein, whose product MKKLYTLLFLLSITVQFSWAQRRYLDPMFPVLRTADVVFGKNIGVITGAPAAEDLKADIYTPAGDAKTDRPLVLIAHTGSFLPPLYNGQITGARTDSAVVATAAYLASRGFVVAAYTYRLGWLPTSPDQNARTGSLLQAAYRGIQDTRSCIRYFKNQLQKTVTLMVSIHQKYAYGGIGTGGYLALGTGSLNDFGEVTLPKFINTQTLLPFIDSTLLGNMYATTQTPLCLPNHPAYSSNFQISVNLGGALGDSSWLDGEDIEPAYTGVHCTNDFFAPYYEGPVIVPTTNQFVIYATGTRKCIEVANNLGSNEILKNVDPVLDVLKSGIDAQKATQTILPLTQQNILLGTDNFYGLDIPLIYNGKVTPQGSPWEWWDLNTLKVIVQIVNAQRGTNFNADTLHLNGLATNPDMSADKGKAYLDTVFRLALPRMCIALDLGCQAVGLKEVEASEIGLSISPVPAIHEVRFETKAEHPIRSVYIHDVHGRLIKAHSDINSASFVMPRNQLQAGFYIAQVRTKDNIVTKQIIIQD is encoded by the coding sequence GAACAGCTGACGTGGTCTTTGGAAAAAACATTGGTGTAATTACCGGTGCACCCGCAGCAGAAGACTTGAAAGCAGATATTTACACACCTGCCGGAGACGCTAAAACTGATCGTCCATTGGTGTTAATTGCACACACAGGAAGTTTTCTTCCACCACTTTACAATGGTCAAATTACTGGTGCCAGAACTGATTCTGCAGTAGTAGCTACGGCTGCATATTTGGCATCCAGAGGCTTTGTTGTAGCAGCTTATACCTACAGACTTGGTTGGCTGCCCACTTCTCCAGATCAAAATGCAAGAACTGGATCCCTGTTGCAAGCCGCTTACAGAGGTATTCAGGATACCAGAAGCTGTATCCGTTATTTTAAAAATCAGTTGCAGAAGACAGTAACCCTTATGGTATCGATCCATCAAAAATATGCGTATGGGGGAATTGGAACTGGTGGTTATCTGGCATTAGGTACAGGGAGTTTGAATGATTTTGGAGAAGTTACTTTGCCTAAATTTATCAATACACAGACTTTGTTGCCATTTATTGATAGCACTTTATTAGGCAATATGTATGCAACTACACAAACGCCACTTTGTTTGCCAAATCATCCAGCTTACAGTTCAAATTTTCAAATCAGTGTTAATCTGGGTGGAGCTTTAGGTGATTCATCATGGCTTGATGGAGAAGATATCGAACCTGCCTATACGGGAGTACATTGCACCAACGATTTTTTTGCGCCCTATTATGAAGGTCCGGTCATTGTTCCTACCACTAACCAATTTGTGATCTATGCCACAGGAACGAGAAAGTGTATTGAAGTTGCTAATAACTTAGGCAGCAATGAAATACTTAAAAACGTGGACCCGGTTTTAGATGTCTTAAAAAGTGGAATTGATGCTCAAAAAGCAACGCAAACCATTTTGCCTTTGACGCAACAAAATATTCTTTTAGGTACGGATAATTTTTACGGACTTGATATTCCACTCATTTATAATGGAAAAGTGACTCCTCAAGGCTCTCCATGGGAATGGTGGGATCTCAATACCTTAAAAGTCATCGTGCAAATTGTAAACGCCCAACGCGGTACCAATTTCAACGCAGATACACTACACCTCAATGGCTTGGCCACAAATCCTGACATGAGTGCTGATAAAGGAAAAGCTTATCTGGACACCGTGTTTAGATTGGCCCTTCCAAGAATGTGCATTGCTTTAGATCTCGGTTGCCAGGCAGTTGGCTTGAAAGAAGTTGAAGCATCAGAAATAGGCTTATCCATTTCACCCGTTCCAGCCATACATGAAGTGCGTTTTGAAACCAAGGCTGAACATCCGATTCGTTCCGTTTACATCCATGATGTACATGGCAGACTTATCAAAGCCCATTCAGATATTAACTCCGCTAGCTTTGTAATGCCGCGAAATCAATTGCAGGCAGGTTTTTATATTGCTCAAGTACGCACGAAAGACAATATTGTAACAAAGCAAATTATCATTCAAGATTAA